GGGGAAGCCCTGGGAAACGGTATAAACACTTGTCTCAGAATTACGTGACCCAAGGGGCCAGGGACGGTATTTACACACCAGCCCCCAAGAGCTGCTGTCTTCAGCTCTCTTGGCTTGAGCACCGAGCCCTGAATCTACCCTTCCCTGACCTCACTCACTGGAAAAAGCCAGCACTTTCTTCTATTCATCAGCCTTTCTGCTTTACAGAGCCTCACAGCTTCTTCCATTTGAAGCAGAATCacaaggagggggagggggagggccagtcaatttctttaataagaaGTTCAAACAGAATTCAAGAATGAGGAATGTCTGTCTGAGGAATTTGCTGAGTTCTAGTCTCATTTGAAAGTagctaaattttttatttttgtgatgctCTGACAGACAAAAAGTGCATAGAACATCTTTAATAATATAGGAAAATTCCAAGTAGGGCATATAAgatttggaatatttatttaaagtcaaTATATTAAAGTGTACATCATTTAACAGTATTGgcaattaaatatatgtatattatctcTGTAAAGGGCATTACTGTAACCACAGGTCTGGAGGATAGGAATGAACAAGCAACTAACTTGGGATACAGTTCCACCTTCAGCTTAGCTTActacttatctttttttcctttcttcgtCAATTGTTCCACAAAGTAATCATTACAAGCAACTGTCAGAGCTGCCACCATGACCACGAATTCATTAAAATCCACTTCATTGTCCTTATTGGCATCCAGGTCCTGCATTACCTTATCAACCAACTGGGGATCCTTTTGGCActaaaacgaaaaaaaaaaaaatttctaactcCCAGGCTTTGAAGCTCACAATGACAACTGAAACTgcatcttccttttatttacattaaagtattgatttgcatttttagtaTCTAAGGACAATTTCCAAGAGCCTGTTTGCAGGTCAGTTTGAACCGGGCACAAATTCTAAGTGAGTCCAGCCCTCTGCTCCAGGGCCACAGAATCCTGGCTCAGACCTACAGAACAAGCAGAGCAGACAGCGGCTCAGAGTGTATTCACACGCCATCACAGGTCGAGGGCCGCCATCACAGGTCGAGGGCCGGGACAcggggaggcaggtgggggacATGGAAAGGAGGCAGCTTTGAAGCCAAAAAGGGATAGTGGGGGCTCTGGCACTTACCAACAATGGGATTTGAGCAAATCACGTaatgctttttaatttccttatttgtaaaatggagagaatagtaTCTCCCCGCAAATTTGGGGGGATATTTCAACACACTTTTAAAAGTCCTGGGCACCAGGTTGCTAGAGTtagcaaatgaaaacacaggagGCCCATCTGAATTTCAGATGGGCAAGGAATAGTTTTCTAGTTACGCACGTCCCCAATGCTGCATGCGACACTCAAGGTTTCATCCGGCAGCCTTACTGAGCACAACATCTGACACGCCAAAGAGCCACTAGGGAAGGGCAGCTCTCGTACGGACAACGGCTTTTTATCCTTAGGAAGGACAGCAAGGAGCCCACGGGGAGATGGGGGCTGaggaagggcagggctgggcagcccACCTCCCCTGTGAGGACGGGTTGATGAGAGGTTTCCAAAAGCCGTTCGTCTCCTCGGGGGAACTCCCCACTGCCTTCTCCCTGGCTGCCAACCATTCGCTGGTTGGAAACTTAAATTTAATTGATCACAAACAAGAGTAAATTTCACTTGAATAAATCAATGTGCCAAGTTTGCCCTACTGAAGCTTTTATTCTAAATGTTCTATAACATAGCTGCCAACCcaaatttgagggggaaaaaaaaggtccTGGGGATTCCTAAAATCAGTAAAAAAGTACCACGAAGAATTACTATGTTAAAGCGTTTGACTTTAAGTTTTTCCcatggagggtggggagaaaagagTGGGGTCCTTACAGTCACTGTCGTCTTACTACAGGGTCTGGACAGAGTAAACACACACAAGGGCAGaacactgggctaaaatcaactCAAGGCAGCTTCATCCCCACCAGAACGAGGGTTTTCCTCAGAGCAGGCCTCACACTCCACTGTAAGCTTTCACGAGTAGATTTACTGAGCTCCTAGCTATTTTGGTGAATCTTTATGAATCTGCTTGCTACCCAACTGGTCACTGGCTAGACACCCCCATCCGTCGATCCCAATCAGCTTGGGCTTGGCTGACAAAGCTAAGTATTTGTCATTTACTAAAAAATTTGCCACCACAGCATAAAGCATCCCAGTCTTCATTTCTGTCCCcaaacataatatttattaatttactgcCAGCTGAGCAAAGCTTCAGGTATAACTAGTATAACTAGTTATAACTCCTGGCATAACTAGCTATGTCTTTGGTTGCAGCACCAGGACGTTGAGTAATTGATGGAAGCCTCAAATATAACGTCTGCACTTGGGCATCCTCACCACAGGCAACATGGAGGAGAGCACATGCCTGCATTCACAGAAGCAAAGGTCTCTAGTGCTGCCTTCCCCTGAATTTTGAATCTCAGAACAAATTATACTGTGTTTGTGGCAGAATCACAGGAGACCACGTACACAGAGCTGTCCCTGGCTGGGTCCCCCAACCACCTCGACGGAGTGGGGCAGGAAAGCCGTGACTCACCGAGAGGAATTCCGTGAGCTCGCGCTGCAGGAGCAGCTTCAGTTCCCCCTTGTTGAGCTTGAACCTGTCCCCTTCCCTGCAGGAGTAGCGGTGGAACACTCTGATCATGGTGCTCATGGCCATCTCCAGCTGGGTGGGCATGTCGGCAGCAGAGCTGACCACTCCAGGGGCAGACCACCAGACTCAGGGAGGAGACACTTGTTCAAAATAAGCAGGTGGGGAAACATCAACACTTTGGTTAAAATAGAGCATCACCACCCCCGGGTCACCCTGAGAGGGATGGTTGTTAAACCGTAACAAACTTCAGTTGAACCAAGTGCTCTGGCGTCCAAGGCAAGCTGCAGAGGAGACCTGTGCAGGGGGGTCTGCTCCTCCTTaatccccaccccccccccaagatGTGGCAGTTCCAGCGTGTTTGTAAGTTAGCAACCAGACAACAAGCACAGAGTCACGTTAAAgcacagattaaaaataaataaaaagaggaagaatataCCTAATCTCATACCTGTTCAGCCAACACACAGCTCCGTCAACAGGTGTTTATGGTGAAACTATACACATTTATAACTGGGGTTCCGCCTCGCACACCTGTTCCCAGGAAGATGAAAATTACCAGTGACAAGAGATTCAAGCGGCAGGGCCTCTGCGTCTGTTTTTAATCACCAGGATGAACAGGTGTGAGCCGCTGCCCCAGGGGCCATCGAGGCAAGGTTGGCGCCCTTCATGTGCATCAGATGAGAGGGCAAAGAGCGAGAGAGGGAGCATTCAGTCAGCCCTCGTTACCAGGCGTGTGGTCCAACGCAGTCAGGCGCTAGGACGTCGGTGACCGGGAAGAACTctaaaaatagaggaggaaagaacaaACACTGATTCAAACGCTGGGACTCCTCAGCAAAGCCGATGGCAAGGTCAAGGGAATAAAGTCAGAGCACACCAGTTAAACTAACCCAAAGGACAGCTGTGCCGCTGTAGAAAAAAAGAACTAGGAAGCTCTCCATGTGCcgatttagaaaagaagaaagcagcgATCCGGCTGGTAGGAAAGAAGCTAAGACTATACATGCACACCTTCTGCATTTGCCTACAGAGTCCCTGCAAATATTCACAGCAAGTAAAGAAGGTGTGGGGAGGGAGTCTCTCATTCACACCCTCTTaactcattttaactttttcagttATAGGAACGCATCGCCTGCTCAAACAAATGGAAACAAGCCGCAGCAGGAATCCACAGGGGGGATTTCCAAGTAAAAGAAACTTAAAGAGTCACTGGGAAAACCAGAGCCAGCACTGGCCTCCGCACCTTTCACTGCGGCCTGTCCTCCCAGGCCTGGAACGCGTGACGCAGAGAGCACACCAGCCTCacactcctccttcctcctgacaGGCCTATTGGCATGTATCCTCAGCGAGCCTCTCAGCGCCCGGCACGCCACGGGGACCTCCCATCCACTCCCCGCGGATGCTCCCACTGTATTCCTAAAGCCCAATTCccaaatatatgtttaatttagttttttattattaaggGAATAATGCATgtggtaaaataatattttgaatactcAAGAGTATGAAATAAAAGTCCACCATTCCCCACCCTAGACCCCTCGTTAACCCTTTCCCCTGTGAGGTGGCAGCGTGGCTGCACGGATGCCTGGCTTCAGTTCTCACCTCTGCCACCAACTAGTCATGTGACCCTGGCTAGTCCCTCACCCCTCTGGTCTCAGCTTCCTAATGTGTATAAACATGATAAGAGCAGTGTCTACCCAACAGGATTCACTGAGTTAAAACACGTGCCTGGGACATAGTGCGATGTCTGTGTCAGCTATAATTATCCTTACAGAAAAAAAGGTGTATGTATATAACTTACATAATTATCTATAATATTACACAAGGACccttaaatatacataaacaGCATCAACATGCATGCaccttgggttttttttcccccgctTAATATATATGTTAGAAATCTTGCTATATCAGCACATGCAGATCTACCCCATTCTTTGTGAAAGTTGCGTTATTCCACTGGATGAATGTGCCCACATGTGGTCAAGAAATACTTATCAGGCACGTATGTTATGCCAGGCCTTGTGGAAAAACGACAGAAGCAACTTGCCCTTGGAGAAAATTTTGTTGCTATTTGTAGTGGGGTTATGTTAAACGTATGGAACGCAGGAACACTGACATCTTTTTCATGTCGGGTCTTCCCACCCAAGAACACGCTTTTCTGGGTCTCCTCATTTCTGAATGCCCTTGCCTCTCTCCAACTCTTAAATGCGTTCCCCACCGATTTCAGCTACTCCGATCGTTTCAATCACCCCCAAATCATATTTTTTGGCCCAGATCTTTGCTGGTCTCCAAAACCACCTACCCAACCACCTCCTGGACCTCATTCCTGCCTGAGTGTCCCACAAGTTCCTCAAACTCAATTAGAACCAAAGCATCACGCATGTCCTCTGCCCACGCAGCCTGCCCCTCCTGCTGTGCTGGCCGTCTCAGTCCCCCAGGTGCACTCGTCACCCAGCTTTTGgcactattttaaaatgtcagttgaACTCATCCATTTCTCTATATTCTTCACCACCTTCAGGACTTGATAACTTTTGGTCTCTATTACTGTGATAGcttcctttctgctctttctcctttcttctgtctaTTCTCCTCCATCTGAGCTCCATTCTGCTGCCTGAGTAGTTTATCTAAAATACACATCAATGCCCACACTCCTGGGCATTCAAAGTTCTGACCCTGCCTACAAAAGGACGAAAATGCCGCGCTCTCTCAGTCTTCCATGCCTTGGCACCTTCTGGGCCCATCGCCTGCAATGCTAATTCCATGCACTCCTTAAGGCTCAGTTCAACTATGTCCCCTTGGAAGTTCTTCTGCACTCTTCCCGACTATCCAACCTCCACCTCTGACGGTGTCCGCTCCATCCTCCCTCAAGCCCTGGAGCATCCCTTTATTTCCTCATTGCGCTTACCACACagttctggaatcagacagacatTTACTGGAATCTGATTTGAGAGACGAGAATGCGGCCTCTGCATCCTTTGCTCT
The nucleotide sequence above comes from Equus przewalskii isolate Varuska chromosome 13, EquPr2, whole genome shotgun sequence. Encoded proteins:
- the S100Z gene encoding protein S100-Z; translation: MPTQLEMAMSTMIRVFHRYSCREGDRFKLNKGELKLLLQRELTEFLSCQKDPQLVDKVMQDLDANKDNEVDFNEFVVMVAALTVACNDYFVEQLTKKGKKDK